Proteins encoded within one genomic window of Companilactobacillus zhachilii:
- a CDS encoding AraC family transcriptional regulator translates to MLKEFNLLMDYIEAHITENISDEKITQITGISSYQFKRMFSYLAGMTLNEYIKCRRLSSANVDLAQGQRVTDVAFKYNYQSIDGFTRAFKDWSGFLPSEVMKNQAQKMLPKFNFFIDVRGGTTLDYKIKRLPKFNIVGVSKRIPIQVEGVNEEIVALAKTITPEQRKEMHELANMEPNQPLNVSYDFDEGYLQEKGMLTHMIGMATTSENDFNDLETLAIPASTWAVFSVTGDFPQAMQETTARIYSEWLPSSEYQLRDLPNFSFTDLKDSQQDVYSEIWIPVQ, encoded by the coding sequence ATGCTAAAAGAATTCAACTTATTGATGGATTATATTGAAGCACACATTACTGAAAATATTTCTGATGAGAAAATTACGCAAATTACCGGTATTTCAAGTTATCAATTTAAGCGAATGTTTTCATATTTAGCTGGGATGACGTTAAATGAATATATCAAATGTCGGCGCTTATCATCAGCAAATGTTGATTTGGCGCAAGGCCAACGAGTAACTGATGTGGCTTTCAAATATAATTACCAATCGATTGATGGTTTTACGAGAGCTTTCAAAGATTGGAGTGGCTTTTTACCTTCCGAAGTGATGAAAAATCAGGCTCAAAAAATGTTGCCTAAATTTAATTTTTTCATCGATGTTAGAGGAGGAACTACTTTGGATTACAAAATTAAGCGATTACCAAAATTTAATATTGTTGGTGTTTCTAAGCGAATACCGATTCAAGTTGAAGGCGTAAATGAAGAAATCGTTGCTTTAGCAAAAACAATTACTCCAGAGCAACGAAAGGAGATGCACGAACTGGCTAATATGGAACCAAATCAGCCATTAAATGTGTCATATGATTTTGACGAGGGATATTTGCAGGAAAAAGGAATGCTGACTCATATGATAGGTATGGCAACCACGAGTGAAAATGACTTTAATGACCTAGAAACACTAGCAATTCCAGCCAGTACTTGGGCCGTATTTTCAGTCACAGGAGATTTTCCGCAAGCAATGCAGGAAACGACCGCAAGAATTTACTCAGAATGGCTTCCATCTTCAGAATATCAGTTGAGGGATCTACCTAATTTTTCATTTACAGATTTGAAGGACAGCCAGCAAGATGTTTATTCGGAAATTTGGATACCGGTACAATAA
- the dhaM gene encoding dihydroxyacetone kinase phosphoryl donor subunit DhaM: protein MKYGILIVSHSADIAKGVKALISQAAPDLSITTAGGTEDGGIGSSLEKIQQAVDDNKGDEILAFYDLGSSKMNLEMLLEMTDKTIHKYDVALVEGAYTAATLAEVDSPLATIEDNLKSLKIK, encoded by the coding sequence ATGAAATATGGAATTTTAATTGTTTCACATTCAGCAGACATTGCCAAAGGTGTCAAAGCTTTGATTTCCCAAGCTGCACCTGATTTGTCGATTACAACTGCCGGCGGAACTGAAGATGGCGGCATTGGTTCATCACTGGAAAAGATTCAGCAAGCAGTTGATGATAATAAAGGTGATGAAATTTTAGCCTTTTATGACCTTGGCAGTTCCAAGATGAATTTGGAAATGTTACTAGAAATGACAGACAAGACAATTCATAAGTATGATGTTGCTTTAGTTGAAGGAGCTTATACAGCAGCCACTTTGGCAGAAGTTGATTCTCCGTTAGCAACGATTGAAGATAATTTGAAGAGTTTAAAAATTAAATAG
- the dhaL gene encoding dihydroxyacetone kinase subunit DhaL has product MKLELVDAKKWITLFVEKLENNQTTLNELDTAIGDGDHGTNMKRGAEAVTAAFEKKDPETLADLYKATAFAMIQKVGGASGPLYGTAFLDMSKAVKTDNLELADLIQIGTDGLKRRGESDTGMKTMIDVWQPVSDALKADKFDQSVIDSALENVKGLVATKGRASYLEEKSKGHIDPGAQSSAYLFESLIEVLGE; this is encoded by the coding sequence ATGAAATTAGAATTAGTAGATGCTAAAAAATGGATTACTTTATTTGTTGAAAAATTAGAGAATAATCAAACAACTTTGAACGAATTGGATACAGCGATTGGTGACGGTGATCACGGTACAAATATGAAACGTGGTGCCGAAGCTGTAACCGCCGCTTTTGAGAAAAAAGATCCAGAAACATTGGCTGATTTATACAAGGCTACAGCTTTTGCAATGATTCAAAAAGTTGGGGGAGCTTCTGGTCCTTTGTACGGAACAGCTTTTCTTGATATGTCAAAAGCAGTTAAGACGGATAATCTGGAATTGGCCGACTTGATTCAAATTGGAACGGATGGACTCAAGCGCCGTGGTGAATCCGATACTGGTATGAAGACTATGATTGATGTCTGGCAACCAGTGAGCGATGCGTTGAAGGCTGATAAATTTGACCAAAGTGTCATTGATTCGGCTTTGGAAAATGTCAAAGGATTGGTCGCTACTAAGGGACGTGCAAGTTATTTGGAAGAAAAATCTAAAGGACACATTGACCCGGGTGCCCAATCAAGTGCTTATTTGTTTGAATCATTAATTGAAGTTTTAGGAGAATAA
- the dhaK gene encoding dihydroxyacetone kinase subunit DhaK, translating into MKKIINNVEDIVPEMISGLVRTNTDLVKQIDGTTAVVRNDSKFKANKQVGIVSGGGSGHEPLHAGYVGDGMLSAAVAGEVFTSPTPDQIYEAITAVDQGKGVLLIVKNYSGDVMNFDMAKEMAEADDIEIKTIVVDDDISVKNSEFTQGKRGVAGTALVEKIVGAAARSGMNLADLATLGQKVIDNTKTIGIALHAATVPAVGHPGFELGDDEIEYGIGIHNERGYAVEKIQPSKKLANELIEKILKEFSDQSGDFAILVNGMGGTPLMEQYIFANDVLNELADKKIKVSFSKVGNLVTSLDMQGISLTIMKADADWIKYLKEPVTTIAW; encoded by the coding sequence ATGAAGAAAATTATTAATAACGTCGAGGATATCGTACCAGAAATGATTTCTGGTCTCGTGAGAACTAATACGGATCTAGTTAAGCAGATTGATGGGACAACTGCTGTTGTTAGAAATGATTCAAAATTCAAAGCAAATAAGCAAGTCGGCATTGTTTCCGGCGGTGGTAGTGGTCATGAGCCATTACATGCTGGTTACGTTGGTGATGGGATGCTTAGTGCTGCTGTTGCTGGGGAAGTTTTCACATCTCCAACTCCGGACCAAATTTATGAAGCAATCACGGCAGTTGATCAAGGTAAAGGTGTCTTGTTGATTGTGAAGAACTATTCTGGCGATGTTATGAATTTTGATATGGCTAAAGAAATGGCTGAAGCTGATGATATCGAAATTAAAACAATTGTCGTTGATGATGATATTTCAGTGAAAAACAGTGAATTTACACAAGGTAAACGTGGGGTTGCCGGAACTGCTTTAGTTGAAAAAATTGTCGGTGCTGCTGCTCGTTCAGGAATGAATTTAGCCGATTTGGCAACGCTTGGTCAAAAGGTGATCGATAATACTAAGACAATCGGAATTGCCTTACATGCGGCTACTGTACCTGCTGTTGGTCATCCCGGCTTTGAACTAGGCGATGATGAAATTGAATATGGTATTGGTATTCATAACGAACGTGGTTATGCGGTAGAAAAAATTCAACCTTCTAAAAAACTAGCTAATGAATTAATTGAAAAGATTCTCAAGGAATTCTCTGATCAAAGTGGTGACTTTGCCATTCTAGTTAACGGTATGGGTGGCACACCTTTGATGGAACAATATATTTTTGCTAATGATGTTTTGAATGAATTGGCTGATAAGAAAATCAAGGTATCCTTCAGTAAAGTTGGTAATTTAGTAACATCATTGGATATGCAAGGAATTTCTTTGACTATTATGAAGGCAGATGCCGATTGGATTAAATATTTGAAGGAACCAGTTACAACAATTGCTTGGTAG
- a CDS encoding NCS2 family permease — MERLFHLEEAQTNVKREILAGLTTFVSMAYILFVNPQVLGDSGMNKGSLFTATALTAVVGSVLMGILANYPIAIAPGLGDNAFFSYSVVIAMGIPWQTAMAGVFVASLIFLVLSLMKIREIVINAIPKDLKLAVAAGLGIFIAFVGLQGGGLITASKSSLVAIGSFANPTTWLTITGLLVTAILMARKIPGAIFIGMVFTTIAGLVTKLIPAPAHIVSGIPSLKPTFGVGVAHIADIKEPQLWAVVIIFLLVAFFDTAGTLIGLAEQVDIMQDKDGKMPRIGHALMADSISMVSGAVFGTTPPTAYVESSAGIAVGGRTGLTSITVGVLFALSMFFSPLLTVVTSNVTAPVLIIVGTLMAQSMKGIQWDRFEIALPAFLTIVGMPLTYNISYGIAFGFLVYPITMLAAGKRKEINPIMYGLFVVFVILLYIINILPKASLA, encoded by the coding sequence ATGGAACGTTTATTCCATCTAGAAGAAGCTCAAACAAATGTAAAACGTGAAATCTTAGCTGGTTTGACGACATTTGTTTCAATGGCTTACATTTTGTTTGTTAATCCGCAGGTTTTGGGAGACTCAGGGATGAACAAAGGTTCACTGTTCACAGCTACAGCTTTGACTGCCGTAGTTGGTTCAGTGTTGATGGGTATTTTAGCTAATTACCCAATTGCAATTGCTCCAGGATTAGGTGATAATGCCTTTTTCAGTTATTCAGTTGTTATCGCCATGGGTATTCCTTGGCAAACAGCGATGGCTGGTGTTTTCGTAGCCAGTTTAATTTTCTTAGTGCTCTCATTAATGAAAATTCGTGAAATCGTCATCAATGCGATTCCGAAAGATTTGAAATTGGCGGTGGCCGCTGGGTTAGGTATTTTTATTGCGTTTGTTGGTTTGCAAGGCGGGGGTTTGATCACAGCAAGTAAATCATCACTTGTTGCCATCGGTTCATTCGCAAACCCAACAACTTGGTTAACAATTACCGGATTATTAGTTACAGCTATTTTGATGGCTCGTAAAATTCCAGGTGCTATTTTTATCGGAATGGTCTTTACAACAATTGCTGGTCTAGTTACTAAATTAATTCCAGCACCAGCACATATCGTGTCAGGTATTCCTAGTTTGAAGCCAACCTTTGGTGTTGGTGTTGCACATATTGCTGATATCAAGGAACCACAACTTTGGGCAGTTGTGATTATCTTCTTATTAGTTGCATTTTTTGATACAGCCGGTACTTTAATCGGATTGGCAGAACAAGTCGATATCATGCAAGATAAAGATGGTAAAATGCCAAGAATTGGTCATGCTTTAATGGCCGATTCCATTTCAATGGTCAGTGGAGCAGTTTTTGGAACAACACCCCCAACTGCTTACGTTGAATCATCAGCCGGTATTGCTGTGGGTGGTAGAACCGGTTTAACTTCCATCACTGTTGGTGTGTTGTTTGCATTATCAATGTTTTTCTCACCATTATTGACAGTCGTAACAAGCAACGTTACCGCACCAGTTTTAATCATTGTTGGAACCTTAATGGCTCAATCAATGAAAGGTATACAATGGGATAGATTTGAAATTGCGCTTCCAGCATTCTTAACAATCGTTGGTATGCCACTAACTTATAACATTTCATACGGTATTGCCTTTGGATTCTTAGTTTATCCAATCACAATGCTAGCAGCAGGTAAGAGAAAAGAAATCAATCCAATTATGTATGGATTGTTTGTAGTCTTTGTTATCTTGCTTTACATTATTAATATCTTGCCAAAAGCCAGTTTGGCATAA
- a CDS encoding type II toxin-antitoxin system RelB/DinJ family antitoxin → MITQNNLAKKDSSKSKVRIQVDKTLKQDAEKVLSNLGMTLTDAVTMLFKRIVATDSFPVSLQLTNLEKANQRLLKATQDIPVKNLNNQKDVEDWLKETSEDDE, encoded by the coding sequence TTGATTACTCAAAATAATTTAGCTAAAAAAGACAGTTCTAAGTCTAAAGTTAGAATTCAAGTTGATAAGACTTTAAAACAAGATGCCGAAAAAGTATTAAGTAATCTTGGAATGACCCTTACCGATGCAGTTACCATGTTATTTAAACGAATCGTCGCAACAGATTCCTTCCCAGTCAGTCTTCAATTAACGAATCTAGAAAAAGCCAACCAAAGATTGCTAAAAGCAACTCAAGATATTCCAGTGAAAAATTTAAATAATCAAAAGGATGTTGAAGATTGGTTAAAGGAGACGTCTGAAGATGATGAATAA